The following proteins come from a genomic window of Pseudomonas sp. MAG733B:
- a CDS encoding protein-glutamate O-methyltransferase CheR produces MESNLTRNSEIELRLLIEAIYLKYSYDFRDYSGASIKRRVGHALSQFECNTISALQEKVLHDPTAFMQLLQLLTIPVSEMFRDPSHFLAIRREVVPLLKTYPSIKIWIAGCSTGEEVYSMAILLREEGLLERTIIYATDINPRSLEKAKQGIFSMENVRAYTSNYQQAGGQRSFADYYTAAYGYAIFDKSLCENVTFADHSLATDSVFSETQLISCRNVLIYFNKKLQDRAFGLFHESLCHRGFLVLGSKETPDFSAFGNQFEPLVKQERIYRKT; encoded by the coding sequence GTGGAGAGCAATCTGACTCGCAATAGTGAGATCGAACTGCGGTTGCTGATCGAGGCGATCTACCTCAAGTACAGCTACGATTTTCGCGATTACTCCGGCGCGTCGATCAAGCGTCGGGTGGGTCATGCGCTGAGCCAGTTCGAGTGCAATACCATCTCGGCCCTGCAGGAAAAAGTCCTGCATGACCCGACTGCGTTCATGCAGCTGCTGCAATTGCTGACGATCCCGGTCAGCGAGATGTTCCGCGACCCTTCGCACTTCCTGGCGATACGCCGCGAGGTAGTGCCGCTGCTCAAGACTTATCCGTCGATCAAGATCTGGATTGCCGGTTGCAGCACCGGTGAAGAGGTCTATTCGATGGCGATCCTGCTGCGTGAAGAGGGCCTGCTCGAGCGCACGATCATCTACGCCACCGATATCAATCCGCGCTCGCTGGAGAAAGCCAAGCAAGGGATTTTCTCGATGGAGAATGTCCGCGCCTACACTTCCAATTACCAGCAGGCCGGTGGCCAGCGGTCGTTCGCCGACTACTACACGGCGGCTTACGGTTACGCGATTTTCGACAAGTCGTTGTGCGAAAACGTGACCTTCGCCGATCACAGCCTGGCAACCGACAGCGTATTTTCAGAAACTCAATTAATTTCGTGTCGTAACGTATTGATTTATTTCAATAAAAAACTTCAGGATCGTGCGTTTGGTTTGTTTCACGAATCACTATGCCATCGTGGATTCCTGGTGCTGGGCAGCAAGGAAACCCCGGATTTTTCGGCTTTCGGCAATCAGTTCGAGCCGTTGGTCAAACAAGAACGGATCTACCGCAAAACATGA
- a CDS encoding ATP-binding protein has protein sequence MPQPATSERAIILAPLGRDSQIALMLLKEAGFDGVISADLIGLCTELEQGAGLLLISSEALLGTDLQPLLVLIEQQPAWSDLPIVLLTHHGGPEQNPASRFGPLLGNVTFLERPFHPETLVSLVTTALRGRRRQYEARDRLVDLSQSELRLQNTLETLEQQVEERTAQLRQNEEVLRQSQKMEAVGQLTGGIAHDFNNMLTGIIGSLELLRRRLSRGRTEDLDSLIDLGVTSANRAAGLTHRLLAFSRRQSLDSKPVEMNTLVVSMGELLQRSINESIRLDMQLCEQLWVAEADPNQLESALLNLVINARDAMPDGGRLVVQTSNQRLNADFTEAHSNLEPGDYVVLSVTDNGCGMPHSIINRVFDPFFTTKPIGQGTGLGLSMIYGFSKQSRGHVAIQSKEGEGTTVNLFLPRFGGEPLQESPVDSQHPLFAQNGETVLIVEDDPAVRVLVSTVLSELGYAFVEAGDADGAMPILDSGQRIDLMISDVGLPGMNGRQLAEIGRQYRPELKVLFITGYAEHAAVRGGFLDPGMQMITKPFTFDLLTAKVREMISA, from the coding sequence ATGCCTCAGCCAGCAACGTCCGAGCGCGCGATCATTCTCGCGCCGCTGGGACGTGACAGTCAGATTGCGCTGATGCTGCTCAAGGAGGCAGGTTTCGATGGGGTCATCAGTGCTGATCTGATTGGGCTGTGCACGGAACTGGAACAAGGCGCGGGTTTGCTGCTGATTTCCTCCGAAGCCTTGCTTGGCACTGATCTCCAACCGCTTTTAGTGCTGATAGAACAACAGCCGGCCTGGTCGGATCTGCCGATTGTGTTGCTGACGCATCACGGCGGCCCGGAGCAGAACCCCGCCTCACGCTTCGGCCCGCTACTGGGCAACGTCACGTTCCTCGAGCGGCCTTTTCATCCTGAGACCTTGGTCAGCCTGGTGACCACCGCCCTGCGTGGCCGACGACGACAGTATGAAGCCAGGGATCGGCTGGTGGACTTGAGTCAAAGCGAATTGCGCCTGCAAAACACCCTGGAAACCCTCGAGCAACAGGTTGAAGAACGCACCGCTCAACTGCGCCAAAACGAGGAAGTGCTGCGCCAATCGCAGAAAATGGAAGCGGTCGGCCAACTCACCGGCGGTATTGCCCACGACTTCAACAACATGCTGACCGGGATCATCGGCAGTCTGGAGCTTCTGCGTCGGCGCCTGAGCCGCGGCCGCACTGAAGATCTGGACAGTCTGATCGATCTGGGGGTGACGTCCGCCAACCGTGCCGCCGGCTTGACTCACCGGCTATTGGCGTTTTCCCGTCGCCAATCGCTGGATTCCAAACCCGTGGAAATGAACACCCTGGTGGTGTCCATGGGTGAACTGCTGCAGCGCAGCATCAACGAAAGCATTCGCCTGGACATGCAGTTGTGCGAGCAGTTATGGGTGGCCGAGGCCGACCCCAATCAACTGGAAAGCGCCCTGCTCAACCTGGTCATCAATGCCCGCGACGCCATGCCCGATGGCGGAAGGCTGGTGGTGCAAACCTCTAACCAGCGTCTGAACGCCGACTTCACCGAAGCCCACAGCAACCTCGAACCGGGGGATTACGTAGTGCTCAGCGTTACCGACAATGGCTGCGGCATGCCGCACAGCATCATCAACCGCGTCTTCGATCCGTTCTTCACCACCAAGCCGATCGGCCAGGGCACCGGTCTTGGCTTGTCGATGATCTATGGCTTCAGCAAACAATCGCGGGGCCACGTGGCGATTCAAAGCAAAGAGGGTGAAGGCACCACCGTGAACCTGTTCTTGCCGCGCTTCGGTGGCGAGCCACTGCAAGAAAGTCCGGTAGACAGCCAGCATCCGCTGTTCGCGCAAAACGGTGAAACGGTGCTAATCGTCGAAGATGATCCGGCGGTGCGGGTGTTGGTCAGTACCGTACTGAGCGAGCTGGGATACGCCTTCGTCGAGGCCGGCGATGCGGACGGCGCGATGCCGATTCTCGACTCGGGGCAGCGTATCGATCTGATGATCAGCGATGTCGGGTTGCCCGGCATGAATGGCCGGCAACTGGCGGAAATAGGCCGGCAGTACCGGCCTGAGCTCAAGGTTTTGTTCATCACCGGTTACGCCGAGCACGCGGCGGTGCGCGGTGGTTTCCTCGACCCGGGCATGCAGATGATTACCAAACCGTTCACCTTCGACCTGTTGACGGCGAAGGTGCGGGAGATGATCAGTGCCTGA
- a CDS encoding response regulator, translating to MSEDAQDVVLIVEDEPVILMVLTDYLSGQGYRVLQAENGEQAFDILSSKPHLDMLITDFRLPGGISGVQIAEPAVKLRPDLKVIFISGYPQEIRETGSPITTKAPILEKPFDLDVLAEIMEEMLS from the coding sequence ATGAGTGAAGATGCACAAGACGTAGTCCTCATCGTCGAGGACGAACCGGTAATCCTGATGGTGCTGACAGATTACCTGTCGGGGCAGGGGTATCGTGTGTTGCAGGCGGAAAACGGCGAACAGGCCTTCGATATCCTGTCGAGCAAACCGCACCTGGACATGCTGATTACCGACTTCAGGCTGCCTGGCGGAATCTCCGGCGTGCAGATCGCCGAACCCGCGGTGAAACTGCGACCGGATCTCAAAGTGATCTTTATCAGTGGTTACCCGCAGGAAATCCGTGAGACGGGCAGCCCGATCACCACCAAGGCACCGATCCTGGAAAAACCTTTCGACCTGGATGTGTTGGCGGAAATCATGGAAGAGATGCTTTCCTGA
- a CDS encoding hybrid sensor histidine kinase/response regulator, which yields MLSNIPAKLLIVDDLPENLLALEALIKREDRIVYKAQSADEALSLLLQHEFAMAILDVQMPGMNGFELAELMRGTEKTKNIPIVFVSAAGRELNYAFKGYESGAVDFLHKPLDIHAVKSKVNVFVELYRQSKAMKQQVEALEQSRREQEELLKQLQSTQLELQQAVRMRDDFMSIVAHEVRTPLNGLILETQLRKMHLARDNAAAFSLDKMHAMVDRDERQIKSLIRLIEDMLDVSRIRTGKLSIRPTLFDLSTLVRGLLQNFAQQIEAAEASVSLDAGQPVIGNWDEFRIEQVISNLLTNALRYGAKSPINVKVYSENGEARVEVRDFGIGISEENQQRIFQQFERVSAKHAVAGLGLGLFISEQIVTAHGGTITVDSRIGEGALFRVCLPL from the coding sequence ATGCTAAGTAATATCCCGGCCAAACTGCTGATCGTCGACGATCTGCCGGAGAACCTGTTGGCACTTGAAGCGCTGATCAAGCGCGAAGACCGCATCGTGTACAAGGCGCAATCGGCCGACGAAGCCTTGTCGCTGTTGCTGCAACACGAATTCGCCATGGCCATTCTCGATGTGCAGATGCCCGGCATGAACGGCTTTGAACTGGCCGAGTTGATGCGTGGCACGGAAAAGACCAAGAACATCCCGATCGTGTTCGTCAGCGCCGCCGGCCGCGAGCTGAACTATGCGTTCAAGGGCTATGAAAGCGGTGCTGTGGACTTTCTGCACAAGCCGCTGGATATCCATGCGGTCAAGAGCAAGGTCAACGTGTTCGTCGAGTTGTACCGCCAGAGCAAGGCCATGAAACAGCAGGTCGAAGCCTTGGAGCAGAGCCGCCGCGAGCAAGAAGAATTGCTCAAGCAATTGCAGAGCACCCAGCTTGAACTGCAGCAGGCCGTGCGCATGCGCGATGACTTCATGTCCATCGTCGCCCACGAAGTGCGCACGCCGCTCAATGGCCTGATTCTCGAAACCCAATTGCGCAAGATGCACCTGGCGCGGGACAACGCCGCCGCGTTCAGCCTCGACAAAATGCACGCCATGGTCGATCGCGACGAACGGCAGATCAAAAGCCTGATCCGCCTGATCGAAGACATGCTCGATGTGTCGCGCATTCGCACCGGCAAGTTGTCGATCCGGCCGACGCTGTTCGACCTGTCGACGCTGGTGCGTGGCTTGTTACAGAATTTTGCCCAACAGATCGAGGCCGCCGAAGCCTCCGTTTCCCTCGATGCCGGGCAACCGGTAATCGGCAACTGGGATGAATTCCGCATTGAACAGGTGATTTCCAACCTGCTGACCAACGCCTTGCGTTACGGTGCCAAGAGCCCGATCAACGTGAAGGTGTACAGTGAAAACGGCGAGGCGCGGGTCGAGGTCCGGGATTTCGGGATCGGCATCAGCGAAGAAAACCAGCAGCGGATTTTCCAGCAGTTCGAGCGGGTGTCGGCCAAACACGCGGTCGCCGGGCTGGGCCTTGGATTGTTTATTTCCGAACAGATTGTCACCGCCCATGGCGGTACCATTACCGTCGACAGCCGGATTGGCGAAGGCGCCCTGTTTCGCGTTTGTCTGCCGCTGTAG
- a CDS encoding ATPase domain-containing protein has translation MSTSNELISAKAATGIEGLDDILSGGLSRGHVFLLEGEPGTGKTTVALHFLLAGARAGERSLYITLSETERELRQGARSHGWELDDNVYIFELTPPENLLNAEHQQSLLYSSDLELGEATRQIFEVVERFKPSRVVLDSLSEIRLLAQSSLRYRRQILAIKHYFVRYDATVVLLDDLTTESLDKTVHSVAHGVIRLEELTPNYGAERRRIRVVKYRGQKYRGGFHDFTIMGDGVHVFPRLVAAEHRGAYLRQQLTSGIKAMDALLGGGIETGSSTLILGPAGTGKSLIAMIFASAAVARGEKAALFIFDEELGLLFERMKNMGIDLQALQDTGNLLIEQVDAAELSPGEFSHRVRRAVDEGEIKTVVIDSINGYQAAMPEENALVLHMHELLLYLNRKGAATFMTVAQHGLVGDMQAPVDITYLADTVILLRYFEALGKVRRAISIIKKRTGSHESTIREYRISSTGMTIGEPLEAFQGVLRGVPTYLGASIPLLGDEAP, from the coding sequence TTGTCTACATCCAACGAGTTGATCAGCGCAAAAGCCGCCACCGGTATCGAGGGCCTCGATGACATCCTCAGTGGCGGATTGTCCCGCGGCCACGTGTTTTTGCTCGAAGGTGAGCCCGGCACCGGCAAGACTACGGTCGCCCTGCACTTTCTATTGGCCGGCGCCCGAGCCGGCGAGCGCTCGTTGTACATCACCCTGTCCGAAACCGAGCGCGAATTGCGCCAGGGTGCGCGCTCCCACGGTTGGGAACTGGACGACAACGTCTATATCTTCGAACTGACGCCGCCGGAAAACCTGCTCAATGCCGAGCATCAGCAATCGCTGCTGTACTCCTCAGACCTAGAGCTGGGTGAAGCCACCCGGCAGATCTTCGAAGTGGTCGAACGGTTCAAGCCGAGCCGCGTGGTGCTCGACAGCCTGTCCGAGATCCGCTTGCTGGCGCAAAGCTCCCTGCGCTATCGCCGTCAGATCCTCGCGATCAAGCACTACTTCGTACGCTACGACGCCACCGTGGTGCTGCTTGACGACCTGACCACCGAATCCCTCGACAAAACCGTGCACAGCGTGGCCCACGGGGTGATTCGTCTGGAAGAACTGACCCCAAACTACGGCGCCGAACGCCGGCGTATTCGTGTGGTGAAGTATCGCGGGCAGAAATACCGTGGCGGCTTCCATGATTTCACCATCATGGGCGACGGCGTGCATGTGTTTCCGCGCCTGGTGGCCGCCGAGCATCGAGGCGCCTACTTGCGCCAACAGTTGACCAGCGGCATCAAGGCAATGGACGCCTTGCTCGGCGGCGGCATCGAAACCGGCTCCAGCACATTGATACTGGGCCCGGCCGGCACCGGCAAATCCCTGATCGCCATGATTTTCGCTTCGGCGGCCGTGGCCCGAGGCGAGAAAGCCGCGTTGTTCATCTTCGATGAAGAGCTCGGTTTGCTGTTCGAACGCATGAAAAACATGGGCATCGACCTGCAGGCGCTGCAAGACACCGGCAACCTGCTGATCGAGCAAGTGGACGCTGCCGAATTGTCCCCCGGCGAGTTTTCCCACCGCGTGCGGCGCGCCGTCGATGAAGGCGAGATCAAAACCGTGGTGATCGACAGCATCAACGGCTATCAAGCGGCGATGCCTGAAGAAAACGCCCTGGTCTTGCACATGCACGAGTTGCTGCTGTACCTCAACCGCAAGGGCGCCGCGACCTTCATGACCGTCGCCCAGCATGGTCTGGTCGGTGACATGCAGGCGCCAGTCGATATCACGTATCTGGCGGACACGGTGATTCTGCTGCGCTACTTCGAAGCGTTGGGCAAAGTGCGCCGAGCGATTTCGATCATCAAGAAACGAACCGGCAGCCATGAATCAACCATCCGTGAATATCGCATCAGCTCCACAGGCATGACCATCGGTGAACCGCTGGAAGCGTTCCAGGGCGTGTTGCGCGGCGTTCCGACTTACCTGGGTGCGAGCATTCCCTTGCTCGGGGATGAAGCGCCGTGA
- a CDS encoding response regulator: MSTNASTILVVEDDAIVRMLIVDVLEELEFNVLEADGGEQALKILNDVDQHIDLMMTDVGLPIMDGRELAIEARKLRPALPILFASGYAESIDVPEGMYLIGKPFSIDQLRDKVKGILGN; the protein is encoded by the coding sequence ATGTCCACCAACGCCTCCACCATCCTGGTCGTCGAAGACGACGCCATCGTGCGCATGCTGATTGTCGATGTGCTGGAGGAACTGGAGTTCAATGTGCTGGAGGCTGACGGCGGCGAGCAGGCGCTGAAAATTCTCAACGACGTTGATCAGCACATTGACCTGATGATGACCGATGTTGGTTTGCCGATCATGGACGGGCGGGAGCTGGCGATTGAGGCACGTAAGTTGCGCCCTGCGCTGCCGATCCTGTTTGCCAGTGGCTATGCCGAAAGTATTGATGTGCCTGAAGGTATGTATCTGATTGGCAAACCGTTCTCGATTGATCAGTTGCGGGATAAGGTCAAAGGTATTCTTGGCAATTAA
- a CDS encoding response regulator, translating to MTTASSVDEQRFRKLLSRNISLPLGVGVISAVFFVSLITYLLSTIQWVEHTDRVINNANEAVKLTVDLETGMRGFLLSGDDKFLEPYETAKPRIDVVLNTLLELTADNPAQTDRLHRLQALQQEWAAYAQTMIDLQRTSGDYRGAVRAGKGKRLTDEVRKQFEDVIDMEQQLRATRNEEVRRTTVWSITLYLLFIVAISGLLAYVGRRDLVNLSQQYSANLAKQQASAERLERQAWLRNGQTELAEQVLGQLSLNLLGRNILQFCAQYLGSAVAAIYVREEHGGLRRVASYGLSREQEAVEQHIYSEEGIVGQVAQQARLIRLDSVPSDYFKVSSGLGEGLPASVLVVPTSDDDRVNGVIELGFLRPLDERDIELLELIAGNIGTSIEAARYRQRLQEVLAETQQLNEELQVQQEELKTANEELEEQSRILKESQAHLETQQVELEQTNEQLAEQAEVLAEQRDAMDLKNTELNQAQTQLEERAEELQRSSKYKSEFLANMSHELRTPLNSSLILAKLLAENPQENLSAEQVKFAESIYSAGNDLLNLINDILDISKVEAGKLEIRPENTSVARLVDGFRGMFQPLAEDKQLNFQIELQEGSPAMMFTDRQRLEQVIKNLLSNAVKFTEKGKVSLSVATAPNDGIAFIVRDSGIGIADDQQESIFEAFRQADGTTNRRYGGTGLGLSISRDLAALLGGSISVSSTPGQGSVFTLVLPQQYVEPGEGPIEPMRSLPAAPAPSVVATQLKPLIAEVDIPRFNDDRAKAPFGTRCILVVEDEPNFAHILYDLAHELGYHCLVAHGADEGYDLARQFIPDAILLDMRLPDHSGLTVLQRLKEHAETRHIPVHVISVEDRVEAAMHMGAIGYAVKPTTREELKDVFARLEAKLTQKVKRVLLVEDDDLQRDSISRLIGDDDIEITAVGFAQEALDLLRTTIFDCMIIDLKLPDMLGNDLLKRMATEEICSFPPVIVYTGRNLTRDEEAELRKYSRSIIIKGARSPERLLDEVTLFLHKVESRLSHERQKMLKTARSRDKVFEGRKVLLVDDDVRNIFALTSALEQKGAVVVIGRNGREAIDRLNEVEDIDLVLMDVMMPEMDGFEATIEIRKDPRWRKLPIIAVTAKAMKDDQERCLQAGANDYLAKPIDLDRLFSLIRVWLPKMERI from the coding sequence ATGACCACCGCGTCTTCGGTTGATGAGCAACGATTCCGTAAACTCCTGAGCCGCAACATCAGCCTGCCGCTGGGTGTCGGCGTGATCAGTGCGGTTTTTTTCGTGTCGCTGATTACTTATTTGCTGTCGACGATCCAGTGGGTCGAGCACACAGACCGGGTGATCAATAATGCCAATGAGGCGGTCAAGCTGACCGTCGACCTGGAAACCGGTATGCGCGGCTTCCTGCTCAGCGGCGACGACAAGTTTCTCGAACCCTACGAAACGGCCAAGCCGCGGATCGACGTCGTACTCAATACCTTGCTCGAACTGACCGCCGATAACCCGGCGCAGACCGACCGTTTGCACCGACTACAGGCCTTGCAGCAGGAGTGGGCCGCTTACGCGCAAACCATGATCGACTTGCAGCGCACCAGCGGCGATTATCGCGGCGCGGTCAGGGCCGGGAAAGGCAAGCGCCTGACCGACGAGGTGCGCAAGCAGTTCGAAGACGTGATCGACATGGAGCAACAGTTGCGTGCTACGCGCAACGAGGAAGTGCGCCGCACCACGGTCTGGAGCATCACCCTTTACCTGTTGTTCATCGTTGCTATCAGCGGCTTGCTGGCTTATGTCGGTCGTCGCGATCTGGTCAATCTGTCGCAACAGTACAGCGCCAACCTCGCCAAGCAACAGGCCAGTGCCGAGCGACTGGAACGTCAGGCCTGGCTGCGCAATGGCCAGACTGAACTGGCTGAACAAGTGCTGGGGCAGTTGTCGCTCAACCTGTTGGGACGCAACATCCTGCAATTCTGCGCGCAGTACCTGGGCAGCGCCGTGGCTGCGATTTATGTCCGCGAGGAACATGGCGGCCTGAGGCGCGTAGCGTCTTACGGTCTGTCCCGTGAGCAGGAGGCGGTTGAACAACATATCTACAGTGAAGAAGGCATCGTCGGCCAGGTCGCGCAACAGGCGCGGCTGATTCGCCTGGATAGCGTTCCGAGCGATTACTTCAAGGTCAGTTCCGGCCTCGGCGAAGGTTTGCCGGCCAGTGTGCTGGTGGTGCCGACCAGCGACGATGACCGGGTCAATGGCGTCATCGAGCTGGGTTTCCTGCGTCCATTGGACGAGCGTGACATTGAGCTGCTGGAACTAATTGCCGGTAACATCGGCACGTCCATCGAAGCGGCGCGCTATCGCCAGCGCTTGCAGGAAGTGCTGGCCGAAACCCAGCAGCTCAACGAAGAGTTGCAGGTCCAGCAGGAAGAACTCAAGACTGCCAACGAAGAGCTCGAAGAGCAGTCACGGATTCTCAAGGAGTCCCAGGCGCATCTGGAAACCCAGCAGGTCGAGTTGGAGCAGACCAATGAGCAATTGGCCGAACAGGCCGAGGTGTTGGCCGAGCAACGCGATGCCATGGACCTGAAGAACACCGAACTCAATCAGGCCCAAACTCAGCTCGAGGAGCGCGCCGAAGAGTTGCAGCGCTCCAGCAAGTACAAGTCCGAATTCCTCGCCAACATGTCCCACGAACTGCGCACACCGCTGAACAGTTCGTTGATCCTGGCCAAGTTGCTCGCGGAGAACCCTCAGGAAAACCTCAGCGCCGAACAGGTCAAGTTTGCCGAGTCGATCTACTCCGCCGGCAATGACCTGCTCAACCTGATTAACGACATTCTGGACATTTCCAAGGTCGAGGCCGGCAAGTTGGAAATCCGTCCGGAAAACACCAGCGTGGCGCGTCTGGTGGATGGTTTTCGCGGGATGTTCCAGCCATTGGCAGAAGACAAGCAACTGAACTTCCAGATCGAGTTGCAGGAAGGCTCACCGGCGATGATGTTCACTGATCGCCAGCGTCTGGAGCAGGTGATCAAGAACCTGTTGTCCAACGCGGTGAAGTTCACCGAAAAGGGCAAAGTCAGTCTGAGCGTTGCCACAGCGCCGAACGACGGCATTGCCTTCATCGTCCGCGATTCCGGCATTGGCATTGCCGATGATCAGCAGGAAAGTATTTTCGAAGCCTTCCGCCAGGCCGACGGCACCACCAATCGCCGTTATGGCGGCACGGGGCTGGGCCTGTCGATTTCCCGTGACCTTGCGGCGTTGCTCGGCGGCTCGATCAGCGTGTCCAGCACGCCGGGGCAGGGCAGTGTGTTTACCCTGGTGTTGCCGCAACAATATGTAGAGCCGGGCGAAGGCCCGATTGAGCCGATGCGTTCGCTGCCGGCGGCACCCGCGCCGAGCGTTGTCGCTACGCAGTTGAAACCATTGATCGCCGAAGTCGATATCCCGCGTTTCAACGATGACCGCGCCAAGGCACCGTTTGGCACGCGCTGCATTCTGGTGGTGGAAGACGAACCCAACTTCGCACACATCCTCTACGACCTCGCCCATGAATTGGGTTACCACTGCCTGGTGGCCCACGGCGCCGACGAAGGTTACGACCTGGCCCGGCAGTTCATTCCCGACGCCATCCTGCTGGACATGCGTCTGCCGGATCATTCCGGGTTGACCGTGCTGCAACGCCTGAAGGAACACGCCGAAACCCGACACATCCCCGTGCATGTGATTTCGGTCGAAGATCGAGTGGAAGCGGCGATGCACATGGGCGCCATCGGTTACGCGGTCAAGCCGACCACCCGTGAAGAACTCAAGGATGTATTTGCGCGCCTGGAAGCCAAATTGACCCAGAAGGTCAAGCGCGTACTGCTGGTGGAAGACGACGATTTGCAGCGCGACAGCATTTCACGCTTGATCGGCGACGACGACATCGAAATCACCGCCGTCGGTTTCGCACAAGAGGCGCTGGACCTGCTGCGCACCACGATCTTCGATTGCATGATCATCGACCTCAAGCTGCCGGACATGCTCGGCAACGACCTGCTCAAACGCATGGCCACCGAAGAAATCTGCTCGTTCCCGCCGGTCATCGTCTACACCGGACGCAACCTGACCCGCGATGAAGAAGCCGAACTGCGCAAGTATTCACGCTCGATCATCATCAAGGGCGCACGTTCGCCCGAGCGTTTGCTGGATGAGGTGACACTCTTTCTGCACAAAGTCGAATCCCGGTTGTCCCATGAGCGTCAGAAGATGCTCAAGACCGCGCGCAGCCGCGACAAGGTCTTCGAGGGACGCAAGGTGCTGCTGGTGGACGACGATGTGCGCAACATCTTCGCCCTCACCAGTGCGCTGGAGCAAAAGGGTGCAGTCGTGGTCATCGGCCGGAACGGTCGGGAAGCGATTGATCGATTGAATGAAGTAGAAGACATCGATCTGGTGTTGATGGACGTGATGATGCCGGAGATGGATGGTTTCGAAGCCACCATCGAGATCCGCAAGGACCCGCGCTGGCGCAAGCTGCCGATCATTGCGGTGACGGCCAAGGCCATGAAGGATGATCAGGAGCGCTGCCTGCAGGCGGGCGCCAATGACTACCTGGCCAAGCCCATCGACCTGGATCGCCTGTTTTCACTGATTCGTGTGTGGTTACCGAAAATGGAACGTATCTAG
- a CDS encoding chemotaxis protein CheB yields the protein MNSATALPSIEAIVIGASAGGVEALLNILGRLREGFALPIIVVLHLPNERRSQLAQVFSRRVALPVLEASDKTSIEAGTLYFAAPGYHLSVEQDRSFSLSLEDRVHYSRPAIDYLFESAADAYGSRLAAVLLTGANRDGAFGLAQVKRHGGLTIVQDPNEAQVATMPQAALDIQQPDRILSINDIGSLLVELEQIAC from the coding sequence ATGAACAGTGCAACAGCTTTGCCTTCCATAGAAGCGATCGTGATCGGTGCCTCCGCCGGTGGCGTAGAGGCGCTGCTCAATATCCTGGGCCGGCTGCGAGAAGGTTTCGCGTTGCCGATCATCGTTGTCCTGCATTTGCCGAACGAGCGCCGCAGCCAGTTGGCACAAGTCTTCTCCCGGCGCGTGGCCCTGCCGGTGCTGGAGGCCAGCGACAAAACGTCGATTGAAGCCGGAACACTGTATTTCGCGGCGCCCGGTTATCACTTGTCGGTGGAGCAGGACCGCAGTTTTTCCTTGAGCCTGGAGGACCGCGTGCATTATTCGCGGCCCGCCATCGACTACCTGTTCGAATCAGCCGCCGACGCCTACGGCTCGCGCCTGGCCGCCGTGTTGCTGACCGGCGCCAATCGCGATGGCGCCTTTGGCCTGGCGCAGGTCAAGCGGCATGGCGGCCTGACCATCGTGCAGGACCCCAACGAAGCTCAGGTCGCGACCATGCCGCAGGCAGCGCTGGACATCCAGCAGCCTGACCGCATTCTCTCAATCAACGACATTGGCAGTTTGCTTGTCGAGCTGGAACAAATCGCATGCTAA